Proteins encoded within one genomic window of Stigmatopora argus isolate UIUO_Sarg chromosome 21, RoL_Sarg_1.0, whole genome shotgun sequence:
- the LOC144067504 gene encoding uncharacterized protein LOC144067504, giving the protein MCMPIAAKPRDVIYTAWQHGHCSKQDRWKERRQRRRSRLTPERGAPISPPRRRPDTTITILLRPLHPPILPGEGTSLIPPRHVCLPKMRFVTPYLSPLHLHQSSHQKALAG; this is encoded by the exons GCCCATTGCAGCCAAGCCCAGAGATGTGATTTATACTGCCTGGCAGCATGGGCACTGCAGCAAGCAAGACAGATGGAAGGAGAGGAGGCAGAGGAGGAG GTCGCGTCTGACTCCGGAAAGAGGGGCACCCATCTCTCCACCACGCAGACGCCCTGACACAACCATCACCATCCTTCTCCGACCCCTCCATCCCCCCATCCTCCCCGGCGAGGGGACAAGCCTCATCCCCCCTCGCCATGTTTGCCTGCCTAAG atgcgATTTGTCACTCCATATTTGAGCCCTTTGCATCTCCATCAGTCTTCTCATCAAAAAG CGTTGGCGGGATGA